One Primulina tabacum isolate GXHZ01 chromosome 10, ASM2559414v2, whole genome shotgun sequence DNA segment encodes these proteins:
- the LOC142505698 gene encoding dirigent protein 11-like: MPGLIITLASNPILPLLAAAIPILYWALNHRKKTKITLYVHDYLTGDDYSAVTVAGRNGHATSILEFGTLLAVDDLVTEGPDTESKEIGRAQGMYINSQLDGKALHLMFSIIFTEGEYKGSSLEIQGSDIFAVKEREFSVVSGTGYFRFVQGYGILTTEMMDIKNLRAVLKLDITVKHF, translated from the coding sequence ATGCCCGGTCTCATAATCACCCTTGCATCAAACCCCATATTACCCCTCCTCGCCGCCGCCATACCCATCCTCTACTGGGCACTAAACCACCGCAAGAAAACCAAGATCACTCTCTACGTGCACGACTACCTAACCGGAGACGACTACTCCGCCGTGACAGTGGCGGGACGAAACGGTCACGCCACCAGCATCTTGGAGTTCGGAACCCTTCTGGCGGTGGATGATCTGGTTACGGAAGGACCCGATACCGAGTCGAAAGAGATTGGGAGGGCTCAGGGGATGTATATAAACTCTCAGCTTGATGGGAAAGCGTTGCACTTGATGTTTTCCATTATATTTACCGAGGGCGAATACAAAGGGAGCAGCCTGGAGATTCAGGGGTCTGATATCTTCGCCGTGAAAGAGAGGGAGTTTTCTGTGGTTTCGGGAACAGGTTACTTTAGGTTTGTCCAGGGTTATGGGATTTTGACGACGGAGATGATGGATATAAAGAATCTAAGAGCTGTTCTTAAGCTGGATATCACTGTTAAACACTTTTGA